The following DNA comes from Aquipuribacter sp. SD81.
GGAGGCACCGACCGATGAGCCCCACCACGACCGGCACGACGGCTGCGGAGGTCGTCGCGGCCGACCTCGACCACATCTGCGACGGCCTGGCGGAGGAGCTCGCCGAGCTGGCCGGGCACCGCCTGCTCATCGTCGGCGGCGCGGGCTTCCTCGGGCACTACCTCGTGCAGGCGGCCGTGCACCACAACGCGCGCGGCACGACCGCGCCGATCGACGTCACGGTCCTCGACAACTACTCCCGCGGCGTGCCGGACTGGCTGCGGGCGCTGGAGGGCCGGCCGAACCTGACGCTCAGCAGGTTCGACATCACGGCACCGCTGCCGGACGACCTGGGCCACTACGACTACGTGGTCCACGCGGCGTCGATCGCGTCGCCGACGTACTACCGGCTGCACCCCATCGAGACGATGGACGCCAACGTCAACGGGCTGCGCAGCCTGCTCGACTACGCCGTGGCGCAGGAGCGGGCCGGGTCGCCGCTGAAGGGGTTCCTCTTCTACTCCACGAGCGAGATCTACGGCGACCCGACGCCCGACATGATCCCGACGCCGGAGACCTACCGGGGCAACGTCAGCTGCACCGGACCGCGCGCCTGCTACGACGAGTCCAAGCGCTACGGCGAGACGCTGTGCGTGAACTTCGCCCAGCAGCACGGGGTCCCGGTCACCGTTGCCCGCCCGTTCAACAACTACGGCCCCGGTCTCAAGATCACCGACGGCCGGGTCCTCAGCGACTTCTGCGGCGACGTCCTCGCCGGCCGGGACATCGTCATGCTGAGCGACGGCAGCCCCACACGGACGTTCTGCTACGTCGCCGACGCCGTGATCGGGTACTACAAGATCCTCGTGAGGGGTCGCCCCGGCGAGGCGTACAACATCGGCACCGAGACCCCGGAGATCAGCATGGCCGAGCTGGCCGAGCGGGTGGTCGCCGTGGCCC
Coding sequences within:
- a CDS encoding NAD-dependent epimerase/dehydratase family protein, with translation MSPTTTGTTAAEVVAADLDHICDGLAEELAELAGHRLLIVGGAGFLGHYLVQAAVHHNARGTTAPIDVTVLDNYSRGVPDWLRALEGRPNLTLSRFDITAPLPDDLGHYDYVVHAASIASPTYYRLHPIETMDANVNGLRSLLDYAVAQERAGSPLKGFLFYSTSEIYGDPTPDMIPTPETYRGNVSCTGPRACYDESKRYGETLCVNFAQQHGVPVTVARPFNNYGPGLKITDGRVLSDFCGDVLAGRDIVMLSDGSPTRTFCYVADAVIGYYKILVRGRPGEAYNIGTETPEISMAELAERVVAVARDEIGYTGSVVRRTSADADYLVDNPNRRCPVIAKAREELGYEPTVTIDEGLRRALVWYRDNRTAEES